From a region of the Thermomonas sp. HDW16 genome:
- the alkB gene encoding DNA oxidative demethylase AlkB produces the protein MNDLFAAQQRETCTQLAAQACVLHGFALPVVGALLADIRTIQASAPFRHLVTPGGHVMQVAMTNCGTYGWCSDRRGYRYDRVDPQTGNPWLPLPPTFLQLAADAAREAGFEDYVPDACLINRYAPGTRLSLHQDRDEHDRSSPIVSVSLGLPATFLFGGFERGDKTVRVPLQHGDVVVWGGGDRMRFHGVLPVKPGRHDVVGEQRLNLTFRKVR, from the coding sequence GTGAACGATCTGTTCGCCGCGCAGCAACGCGAGACGTGCACGCAACTGGCGGCGCAGGCCTGCGTCCTGCACGGCTTCGCATTGCCTGTCGTCGGTGCCTTGCTGGCCGATATCCGCACCATTCAAGCCTCCGCGCCGTTTCGCCATCTGGTCACGCCAGGTGGCCACGTGATGCAGGTGGCGATGACCAACTGCGGCACCTACGGCTGGTGCAGCGACCGTCGCGGTTATCGCTACGATCGCGTCGACCCACAGACCGGAAATCCGTGGCTGCCGCTGCCGCCGACGTTCCTGCAGCTTGCCGCCGATGCCGCGCGCGAAGCCGGTTTCGAGGATTACGTGCCGGATGCCTGCTTGATCAACCGCTATGCGCCAGGCACGCGGTTGTCGTTGCATCAGGATCGCGACGAACATGATCGAAGCTCGCCGATTGTTTCGGTCTCGCTGGGGCTGCCGGCCACCTTCCTGTTCGGTGGTTTCGAGCGCGGCGACAAGACCGTGCGGGTGCCGCTGCAGCATGGCGATGTGGTGGTCTGGGGCGGTGGCGACCGCATGCGTTTTCACGGCGTGCTGCCGGTGAAACCGGGTCGACACGATGTTGTCGGCGAGCAGCGGCTGAACCTGACGTTTCGCAAGGTGAGATGA
- the dnaG gene encoding DNA primase — translation MARIPDAFIDDLLARTDIVEVIQARVPLKRQGKEYASRCPFHDERSASFTVSPTKQFYHCFGCGAHGTAISFLINYDRLEFLDAVDELAKRVGMEIPRDTQQRNANPETRDLYGAMEAASTFFRTQLANSEKARAYVEKRGIAAEIVERYAIGYAPDGFSALRDTLGTDPRRMQLLERGGLFSKNDKGNVYDKFRDRLMFPIHDRRGRTIAFGGRVIDPEDSPKYLNSPETALFHKGRELYGLWQAKQANAKLDRLIVVEGYMDVVALAQYGVSQAVATLGTATTPDHAELLFRNAPDVYFCFDGDRAGRSAAWKALESVLPRMKDGRQAFFLFLPDGEDPDSIVRQEGVDGFDARLRDATPLSEFFYTSLSSDVNLSSLDGKARLAERCKPLLAQIPDGAFGDLMQQRLTELTGVGARASTPQTHVPAQRASQHTRGNPAQKPSLVRGAITHLLQRPALALDLQPPYRFAALRQPGIELLSELVLLIRERPEISTGALLEHFAERDEAGPLQKLAALELPGEDAALRTEFLDAIAQLDKQVLQQRVEELQQLQRDGVLSDADKQEMRELLQARLRG, via the coding sequence ATGGCCCGCATCCCCGACGCTTTCATCGACGATCTGCTGGCGCGGACCGATATCGTCGAGGTCATCCAGGCGCGCGTGCCGCTGAAACGGCAGGGCAAGGAATACGCCTCGCGCTGTCCGTTCCATGACGAGCGCTCCGCATCGTTCACCGTCTCGCCGACCAAGCAGTTCTACCACTGCTTCGGCTGCGGCGCGCACGGCACCGCGATCAGCTTCCTGATCAATTACGACCGCCTCGAATTCCTCGATGCCGTGGACGAGCTGGCCAAGCGCGTGGGCATGGAAATCCCGCGCGATACCCAGCAGCGCAACGCCAACCCGGAAACCCGCGATCTGTATGGTGCGATGGAAGCGGCATCGACCTTCTTCCGTACGCAGCTGGCGAACAGCGAGAAGGCGCGCGCCTATGTCGAAAAACGCGGCATCGCGGCGGAGATCGTCGAGCGCTACGCGATCGGTTATGCGCCGGATGGTTTCTCCGCATTGCGCGACACGCTGGGCACCGATCCGCGCCGCATGCAGCTGCTGGAACGCGGCGGCCTGTTTTCGAAGAACGACAAAGGCAACGTCTACGACAAGTTCCGCGATCGGCTGATGTTCCCGATCCACGACCGCCGCGGCCGCACCATCGCGTTCGGTGGACGCGTGATCGATCCCGAGGATTCGCCGAAATACCTCAACTCGCCTGAAACCGCGCTGTTCCACAAGGGCCGCGAGTTGTACGGCCTGTGGCAGGCGAAGCAGGCGAACGCGAAGCTCGACCGCCTGATCGTGGTCGAGGGCTACATGGACGTGGTCGCGCTGGCGCAGTACGGCGTCTCGCAAGCCGTCGCCACGCTGGGCACGGCGACCACGCCGGATCACGCCGAACTGCTGTTCCGCAACGCGCCGGACGTGTATTTCTGCTTCGATGGCGACCGCGCCGGCCGCAGCGCCGCGTGGAAAGCGCTGGAATCCGTGCTGCCACGCATGAAGGACGGCCGCCAGGCGTTCTTCCTGTTCCTGCCCGATGGCGAGGATCCGGATTCGATCGTGCGTCAGGAAGGCGTGGACGGTTTCGATGCGCGCCTGCGCGATGCCACGCCGCTGTCGGAATTTTTCTACACCTCACTGTCCAGCGACGTGAACCTGTCGAGCCTGGACGGCAAGGCGCGATTGGCCGAACGCTGCAAGCCGTTGCTCGCGCAAATTCCCGATGGCGCGTTCGGCGACCTGATGCAGCAGCGCCTGACCGAACTCACCGGCGTCGGCGCGCGCGCCAGCACGCCGCAGACGCATGTCCCTGCGCAGCGCGCGTCGCAACACACGCGTGGCAATCCCGCGCAAAAGCCCAGCCTGGTACGCGGCGCGATTACCCATCTGCTGCAACGTCCTGCGCTGGCACTCGACCTGCAGCCGCCGTATCGCTTCGCGGCGCTGCGCCAACCCGGCATCGAGCTGTTATCGGAACTTGTCTTGCTGATCCGCGAACGCCCGGAAATCAGCACCGGCGCGCTGCTGGAACACTTCGCCGAACGCGACGAAGCCGGCCCGTTGCAGAAACTGGCCGCACTGGAGCTGCCGGGCGAGGACGCCGCGCTGCGTACCGAGTTCCTGGACGCCATCGCCCAACTCGACAAGCAGGTGCTGCAACAGCGCGTCGAGGAACTGCAGCAACTGCAACGCGACGGCGTCCTGAGCGATGCCGACAAGCAGGAAATGCGCGAATTGCTGCAGGCACGCTTGCGCGGCTGA
- the ada gene encoding bifunctional DNA-binding transcriptional regulator/O6-methylguanine-DNA methyltransferase Ada, producing MTKPASPSSKHAALVAQACRRIEAAEQTPSLDELAQQAGLSPFHFHRVFKAATGLTPKAYADAHRAQAVRARLARGESSVTEAIFDAGFNANSRFYERANDMLGMKPTQYRAGGVDARIEFAIGQSSLGAILVARSQRGVCAISLGDDADALLRELQDRFPRAELIGGDPGFERLVAQVVGLIEQPNIGHDLPLDVRGTAFQQRVWQALRQIPSGETASYAQIAQRIGSPKSVRAVAQACASNTLAVAIPCHRVVRSDGALSGYRWGVERKRELLSREGAK from the coding sequence ATGACCAAACCTGCCTCGCCCTCAAGCAAGCATGCCGCCCTGGTGGCGCAGGCCTGTCGCCGGATCGAAGCCGCGGAACAAACGCCATCGCTGGACGAGCTCGCCCAGCAAGCCGGGCTGAGCCCGTTCCACTTCCATCGCGTATTCAAGGCCGCCACCGGACTGACCCCGAAAGCCTATGCCGACGCGCATCGCGCGCAGGCGGTGCGGGCGCGTCTTGCGCGTGGTGAATCCAGCGTCACCGAAGCGATCTTCGATGCCGGCTTCAACGCCAATAGCCGCTTCTACGAACGCGCGAACGACATGCTGGGCATGAAGCCGACGCAATACCGCGCCGGAGGCGTGGATGCGCGGATCGAGTTCGCCATCGGCCAGTCGTCGCTGGGTGCAATTCTGGTAGCGCGAAGCCAGCGTGGCGTCTGCGCGATTTCGCTGGGCGATGACGCCGACGCGTTGTTGCGCGAGTTGCAGGATCGTTTCCCGCGCGCGGAGTTGATCGGTGGCGATCCCGGCTTTGAACGACTGGTCGCGCAGGTCGTCGGGCTCATCGAGCAACCCAACATCGGCCACGACCTGCCGCTGGACGTGCGCGGTACCGCGTTCCAGCAGCGCGTATGGCAGGCGTTGCGGCAGATTCCGTCCGGCGAAACCGCCAGCTACGCGCAGATCGCGCAGCGCATCGGCTCACCGAAATCGGTGCGCGCGGTGGCGCAGGCCTGCGCCAGCAACACGCTGGCGGTGGCGATTCCCTGTCATCGGGTGGTGCGCAGCGACGGCGCGTTGTCGGGCTATCGCTGGGGCGTGGAACGCAAACGGGAATTGCTGTCACGTGAGGGTGCGAAGTAG
- a CDS encoding S9 family peptidase: MLLRTALFAALLTALPAFAFAQPDEVKRDIVGNRTSENIPEIPAALIDQLNRYQNTRGAGVAGWTKNGCLLISTRFAETAQAHRVCQPLGMREQLTFYPEPVGGITPAPAQGWREGFVFAKDKGGDEFSQLYWFDEATRSTTLLTDGGRSQNGGTTLSRDGGLMAYGSTARNGTDRDIWLRNTRTGESRVLVDAGGSWAPLDFSPDGKQLLVMKYVSAAESYPGVVAVDTGKLELFPVDGGKAAFGGFAFAPDGKAVYFISDEPLQGKPQEFKTLRYHDPASGTFEVLTANIPWDVDDFAIADDGKHLAFTTNEDGISRLRVLSLPSHKEIRLPELPIGVIGGLAFSPDGKRLALSLNSATSPSDAYVIDLANASLTRWTQSEVGGLDASKFVAPTLIRYPTFDTVDGKTRTIPAFFYKPAKPSKTGKYPVVINIHGGPEGQSQPSFNPTAQFMANELGVAMLVPNVRGSSGYGKTYLSLDNAAKREDSVKDIGALLDWIAQQPELDASRIGVIGGSYGGYMVLASLTHYSDRIRAGVDIVGISHFGTFLKNTENYRRDLRRVEYGDERDPAMAAVFEQISPLNNAAKIQSPLFVAQGKNDPRVPWTEAEQIVKAVRGNGQPVWYLLYADEGHGFRKKANNDYYNAATMLFWQQHLLNE, encoded by the coding sequence ATGCTGCTTCGCACCGCCTTGTTCGCCGCGCTGCTCACGGCGCTGCCCGCATTCGCATTCGCGCAACCCGACGAAGTCAAACGCGACATCGTCGGCAACCGCACCAGCGAAAACATCCCGGAAATTCCGGCGGCACTGATCGACCAACTCAACCGCTACCAGAACACCCGTGGCGCGGGCGTGGCCGGCTGGACGAAGAACGGCTGCCTGCTGATCAGCACCCGCTTCGCCGAAACTGCGCAGGCGCACCGCGTCTGCCAGCCGCTGGGCATGCGCGAACAACTGACCTTCTATCCGGAACCGGTCGGCGGCATCACGCCTGCACCGGCACAGGGTTGGCGCGAGGGTTTCGTGTTCGCCAAGGACAAGGGTGGCGATGAATTCAGCCAGCTGTACTGGTTCGATGAGGCCACGCGCAGCACCACCCTGCTCACCGACGGCGGTCGCAGCCAGAACGGCGGCACTACGCTCAGCCGCGACGGCGGGCTGATGGCTTACGGCAGCACCGCGCGCAACGGCACCGACCGCGATATCTGGCTGCGCAATACGCGCACCGGCGAATCGCGCGTGCTGGTCGACGCCGGCGGTAGCTGGGCACCGCTGGATTTCTCGCCGGACGGCAAGCAACTGCTGGTGATGAAATACGTCTCCGCTGCGGAGTCGTATCCGGGCGTGGTGGCTGTCGATACCGGCAAGCTGGAATTGTTTCCGGTCGATGGCGGCAAGGCCGCGTTCGGTGGTTTCGCCTTCGCTCCGGATGGCAAGGCGGTGTATTTCATTTCCGACGAACCGCTGCAAGGCAAGCCGCAGGAGTTCAAGACCCTGCGTTACCACGACCCGGCCAGCGGCACGTTCGAGGTGCTGACTGCGAATATTCCGTGGGACGTGGATGATTTCGCCATCGCCGACGACGGCAAGCACCTGGCCTTCACCACCAACGAAGACGGCATCAGCAGGCTGCGCGTGCTGTCGTTGCCTTCGCACAAGGAAATCCGCCTGCCGGAGTTGCCGATCGGCGTGATTGGCGGACTGGCGTTTTCGCCCGATGGCAAGCGGCTCGCGTTGAGCCTCAACAGCGCCACCTCGCCCAGCGATGCTTATGTGATCGATCTTGCCAATGCCAGCCTGACGCGCTGGACACAAAGTGAAGTCGGTGGCCTCGATGCATCGAAGTTCGTCGCGCCCACGCTGATCCGCTATCCCACTTTCGATACGGTCGATGGCAAGACCCGCACGATCCCCGCGTTCTTCTACAAGCCGGCCAAGCCGTCGAAGACGGGCAAGTATCCGGTGGTGATCAATATCCACGGCGGGCCCGAAGGCCAGTCACAGCCCAGCTTCAATCCCACCGCGCAGTTCATGGCGAATGAACTGGGCGTGGCGATGCTGGTACCGAACGTGCGCGGCTCCAGCGGCTACGGCAAGACTTACCTGTCGCTGGACAACGCGGCCAAGCGCGAGGATTCGGTCAAGGATATCGGTGCGTTGCTGGACTGGATCGCGCAGCAGCCGGAACTGGATGCCAGCCGCATTGGCGTGATCGGCGGCAGCTACGGCGGCTACATGGTGCTGGCTTCACTCACCCATTACAGCGACCGCATCCGCGCCGGCGTGGATATCGTCGGCATCTCGCATTTCGGCACCTTCCTCAAGAACACCGAGAACTATCGCCGCGACCTGCGCCGCGTCGAATACGGCGACGAACGCGATCCGGCGATGGCCGCGGTGTTCGAACAGATCTCGCCGCTCAACAACGCCGCGAAGATCCAATCGCCGCTGTTCGTGGCGCAGGGCAAGAACGATCCGCGCGTGCCGTGGACCGAGGCGGAACAGATCGTCAAGGCGGTGCGCGGCAACGGCCAGCCGGTCTGGTACCTGCTGTATGCCGACGAAGGCCACGGCTTCCGCAAGAAGGCCAACAACGACTACTACAACGCGGCGACGATGCTGTTCTGGCAGCAGCATCTGCTCAACGAGTGA